One genomic window of Arachis hypogaea cultivar Tifrunner chromosome 8, arahy.Tifrunner.gnm2.J5K5, whole genome shotgun sequence includes the following:
- the LOC112707529 gene encoding MLP-like protein 43, which yields MALTGKLSVETVIRSPAAKFFNLMARQLHHVQNVCDRIHAAKLHVGNDWHSVGGSVKHWTYIIDGKVVTCNETIDIIDEQKYLVIYNLFDGDISKNYKVFKLGFQVSDNSNNSGASITWSVEYEKINNDVEAPYSYMEYLDKCTKEMDAYLLKA from the exons ATGGCACTTACTGGTAAGCTTAGCGTTGAAACCGTGATCCGTTCACCTGCTGCAAAGTTCTTCAACCTCATGGCAAGGCAACTCCACCATGTTCAAAATGTTTGTGACAGAATCCATGCGGCCAAACTCCATGTCGGTAATGACTGGCATAGTGTTGGTGGTTCAGTTAAACACTGGACTTATATCATTG ATGGTAAGGTGGTTACATGTAATGAGACGATTGACATCATTGATGAGCAGAAATATTTGGTGATATACAACCTCTTTGATGGAGATATCAGTAAAAACTATAAGGTTTTTAAGCTAGGTTTTCAAGTGAGTGACAATAGTAATAATAGCGGCGCTTCAATTACCTGGAGTGTTGAATATGAGAAGATCAACAATGATGTTGAAGCTCCATATAGCTACATGGAGTATCTTGACAAGTGCACTAAAGAAATGGATGCTTATCTTCTCAAGGCATAA